From a single Okeanomitos corallinicola TIOX110 genomic region:
- a CDS encoding gamma carbonic anhydrase family protein, producing MSTVSYWTSPDFSQAAFIATNAVIIGSVNIAAEASIWYGAVVRGDVERIEIGECTNVQDGAILHGDPGLPTILEDHVTIGHRAVVHSAHIERGSLIGIGAIILNGVKVGHSSIIGAGAVVTKDIPPYSLVVGIPAKIVRQLTETEAAELIEHAQKYHKLALVHAGKGDDVGFR from the coding sequence TTTTCTCAAGCTGCCTTTATCGCAACCAACGCTGTTATTATCGGTTCAGTCAACATTGCAGCCGAAGCAAGCATCTGGTATGGTGCAGTAGTCAGGGGGGATGTAGAACGCATTGAAATCGGCGAATGCACAAACGTACAGGATGGAGCCATTTTGCATGGTGATCCTGGTTTGCCAACGATCTTAGAAGATCATGTTACTATAGGACATCGTGCCGTGGTACATTCTGCTCATATTGAACGTGGAAGTTTAATAGGCATTGGGGCAATTATTTTAAATGGGGTGAAAGTTGGTCATAGTAGCATTATCGGTGCTGGCGCAGTAGTAACCAAAGACATACCTCCTTATTCCCTAGTAGTTGGTATTCCCGCCAAAATTGTCCGCCAACTCACAGAAACCGAAGCCGCAGAACTCATCGAACACGCCCAAAAATACCATAAATTAGCCCTTGTCCACGCCGGTAAAGGGGATGATGTTGGCTTTAGGTAA
- a CDS encoding type IV pilus biogenesis protein PilM yields MVNVLNNLSNIKSLSSFSKILGKHGKGVGIELAPDRMNIVQLRKQRQGLKLESLITVPVPEGIVIDGQINDAPRMAELMQQTMAEHKIKASRAATCIPGRDAIVRVIPVPAELDNKELREMVLNHEAALYLPYPREEADVDYQKLGYFVDEDGIEKVQVLLVATRKELTDTYLNTFAEAGIGVDVLEINSFALIRTIRDQLRLFGPQEAAVLVDIEFDSTEIAIIINGVPQFSRTVPIGTYQLQAALSRAMSLPTSREMDMLMDMTIPAHPLDSGKTGLTGANPGMGPMLKILGELADELRRSIDFYINQSEGLEVAQILLAGMGGGLQQLDEFFTQRLGFPTTQIDPIRDLSLQVEDDKYPPVKRPGLGIVLGLGMREA; encoded by the coding sequence GTGGTCAACGTCTTAAATAATCTTAGTAATATCAAGAGCCTCAGCAGTTTTAGTAAGATCCTTGGTAAACATGGTAAAGGAGTGGGAATTGAACTTGCTCCAGATCGAATGAACATAGTACAACTACGTAAGCAACGCCAAGGACTAAAACTAGAATCTTTAATTACAGTCCCAGTCCCAGAAGGGATAGTTATTGATGGTCAAATTAATGACGCTCCCAGAATGGCGGAACTAATGCAGCAAACCATGGCTGAACACAAAATTAAAGCTTCCCGCGCTGCCACTTGTATTCCCGGTAGAGATGCCATTGTCCGTGTAATTCCCGTGCCAGCAGAACTGGATAATAAAGAATTGCGGGAGATGGTACTAAATCATGAAGCAGCATTGTACTTACCTTATCCCAGAGAAGAAGCTGATGTAGATTATCAGAAATTGGGGTACTTTGTAGACGAAGATGGGATTGAAAAAGTACAAGTTCTGTTAGTTGCCACTCGTAAAGAATTAACAGACACCTATCTTAATACTTTTGCTGAAGCAGGAATAGGAGTTGATGTTCTAGAAATTAACAGCTTTGCCCTGATTCGGACTATTCGTGATCAATTGCGACTATTCGGACCCCAAGAAGCGGCAGTATTAGTTGATATAGAATTTGACAGTACAGAAATTGCCATCATCATCAATGGAGTTCCTCAATTTTCTCGTACCGTTCCCATCGGCACATATCAACTCCAAGCGGCTTTATCCAGAGCTATGAGTTTACCCACATCCAGAGAAATGGATATGTTAATGGATATGACAATTCCCGCTCATCCTCTAGATAGTGGTAAAACAGGGCTAACTGGTGCAAACCCTGGGATGGGACCGATGTTAAAAATTCTGGGAGAATTAGCTGATGAACTACGCCGTTCCATTGATTTTTATATCAATCAAAGTGAAGGTTTAGAAGTAGCACAAATTCTCCTAGCTGGTATGGGTGGAGGACTACAACAACTTGATGAGTTTTTTACTCAAAGATTAGGTTTTCCCACTACTCAAATAGATCCAATTAGGGATTTATCCTTACAAGTAGAAGATGATAAATATCCTCCAGTCAAACGTCCCGGTCTAGGAATTGTACTTGGTTTAGGAATGCGGGAGGCATAA
- a CDS encoding photosystem II protein Y has translation MDIDTRVVIVLAPLAIAAGWAAFNIGAAAIRQVQNFLNKEA, from the coding sequence ATGGATATTGATACCCGTGTAGTCATTGTTTTAGCACCATTAGCCATTGCAGCAGGTTGGGCTGCTTTTAATATCGGTGCTGCTGCTATCAGACAAGTACAAAACTTTTTGAACAAAGAAGCGTAA
- a CDS encoding sugar ABC transporter substrate-binding protein: MIRSHKLKQLTVWALLGVLASWIVSCNTGDVSTSTTQVASETATIEFWTMQLQPQFTDYFQGLIQNFESQNPNVKVKWVDVPWAAMENKILTAVSAKTPPDVVNLNPDFASQLAGRNAWLDLDAKISNDVKSSYLPNIWQASTLDGKSFGIPWYLTTRLTIYNTDLLKQAGITKPPATYTELAQAAQQIRDKTRKYAFFATFVPQDSGEVLESLVQMGVTLVDAEGKAAFNTPEGRAAFQYWVDLYKKGLLPRESLTQGHRQAIDLYQSGETAFLASGPEFLKTISNNAPEIAKASAIAPQITGDAGKKNVAVMNVVIPRVTKNPDAAVKFALFLTNDENQLAFAKAANVLPSTVKALSDSYFQEVPPTASTVEKARIISAQQMQTAEVLTPKMKDFKLLQRAIYNNIQSAMLGQKTVDQAVADAAQEWDNR, encoded by the coding sequence ATGATTCGATCGCATAAATTAAAACAACTAACTGTTTGGGCTTTATTGGGTGTACTAGCTAGTTGGATTGTTAGCTGTAACACTGGAGATGTTAGCACAAGCACAACTCAGGTAGCTTCGGAAACCGCAACTATTGAGTTTTGGACTATGCAACTCCAACCCCAATTTACTGACTATTTCCAAGGTCTGATTCAGAATTTTGAATCCCAAAACCCCAATGTTAAAGTTAAGTGGGTAGATGTGCCTTGGGCGGCAATGGAAAACAAGATTCTAACAGCTGTCTCCGCAAAAACGCCACCAGATGTTGTTAACCTTAACCCAGATTTTGCTTCCCAATTAGCCGGACGAAATGCCTGGTTAGATTTGGATGCAAAAATCTCAAATGATGTTAAATCCTCCTATTTACCGAATATCTGGCAAGCTAGTACCCTTGATGGTAAGAGTTTTGGTATTCCCTGGTATCTAACTACGAGATTAACTATTTATAACACTGATTTACTAAAACAAGCAGGTATTACAAAACCACCTGCAACTTATACTGAGTTGGCTCAAGCAGCGCAGCAAATTAGAGATAAAACTCGTAAATACGCTTTTTTTGCTACTTTTGTTCCCCAGGATTCTGGTGAGGTTTTGGAATCTTTGGTACAAATGGGTGTGACTCTGGTAGATGCTGAGGGTAAGGCGGCTTTTAATACTCCAGAGGGTAGAGCGGCTTTTCAGTATTGGGTAGATTTATACAAGAAGGGTTTACTACCTAGAGAGTCTTTAACCCAAGGCCACCGTCAAGCCATTGATTTATACCAGTCTGGGGAAACTGCGTTTTTGGCTTCTGGGCCTGAGTTTCTCAAGACTATATCTAATAATGCCCCAGAAATAGCCAAGGCTTCGGCGATCGCTCCCCAAATTACAGGAGATGCTGGTAAGAAAAATGTGGCGGTGATGAATGTTGTCATTCCCCGTGTTACTAAAAATCCTGATGCGGCGGTTAAGTTTGCCTTATTTTTAACTAATGATGAAAATCAGTTAGCTTTTGCTAAAGCTGCTAATGTTTTACCTTCAACAGTTAAGGCTTTATCTGATAGTTATTTTCAAGAAGTTCCCCCAACTGCTTCTACTGTGGAAAAAGCTAGAATTATCAGCGCTCAACAAATGCAAACAGCGGAAGTTTTAACACCAAAAATGAAGGATTTTAAATTGTTGCAAAGGGCAATTTATAATAATATTCAATCAGCAATGTTAGGACAAAAAACTGTAGATCAAGCTGTGGCTGATGCAGCACAGGAATGGGATAATAGGTGA
- a CDS encoding alpha/beta hydrolase: MTIDWEIYITNYQLPITNYQLPITNYQLPITNYPLPITHYQLPITHYPLSIT, translated from the coding sequence GTGACTATTGACTGGGAAATATATATTACCAATTACCAATTACCAATTACCAATTACCAATTACCAATTACCAATTACCAATTACCAATTACCAATTACCCATTACCAATTACCCATTACCAATTACCCATTACCCATTACCCATTATCAATTACCTAA
- a CDS encoding folylpolyglutamate synthase/dihydrofolate synthase family protein, with product MNTDSLLQPFQKFGVNLGLSRIIKLLAKLNNPHQQIPIIHVAGTNGKGSVCAYLSSILTQAGYRTGRYTSPHLIDWTERICVNEQAIASETLSQLIQQVQAAIDKNEESPTQFEVITAAAWLYFAQQKVDIAVVEVGLGGRLDATNVCEQPLVTVITSISREHWQQLGSTIKDITREKAGIIKARCPVVMGQLPDDAKQVVISRSLELQSPIFTPQPATEIRPGWAEYTSLGNGGNIEKSTFTIEYPLPLKGQIQLHNSALALATVEILKTQGWQIFEQAILQGLEKTKWPGRMQWFTWKNKQKNQDYQLLIDGAHNPASAEVLRTYVNSLNYKNITWVMGMLANKDHGDIFQELLKTGDKLYLVPVPDSNFANLEDLKKLALKICPDLGLCSTYEDVFTALDAAFTNSENQDNPVVLCGSLYLIGHFLGNSH from the coding sequence GTGAATACAGACTCTTTATTACAACCCTTCCAAAAATTTGGCGTTAATTTGGGACTCTCCCGCATTATCAAACTCTTAGCAAAACTTAATAACCCCCATCAACAAATACCTATTATCCACGTTGCTGGCACTAATGGTAAAGGTTCTGTTTGCGCTTATCTATCATCTATACTCACTCAAGCAGGTTATCGTACAGGACGCTACACTTCACCCCATTTGATAGACTGGACAGAAAGAATCTGTGTAAATGAACAGGCGATCGCATCAGAAACATTGTCTCAATTAATACAACAAGTTCAGGCAGCAATAGACAAAAACGAAGAATCGCCGACGCAATTTGAAGTAATTACCGCAGCAGCTTGGTTATATTTTGCACAACAGAAAGTTGACATAGCCGTAGTAGAGGTAGGACTAGGAGGGCGTTTAGATGCTACTAACGTTTGTGAACAGCCTTTAGTAACAGTAATTACCTCAATTAGTAGAGAACATTGGCAACAATTAGGATCAACAATTAAAGATATTACTAGAGAAAAAGCAGGGATTATCAAAGCTAGATGTCCTGTAGTGATGGGACAATTACCAGATGATGCCAAACAAGTCGTAATCTCCCGCAGTTTAGAATTACAATCTCCGATTTTTACCCCTCAACCGGCAACAGAAATTCGTCCTGGATGGGCAGAATATACAAGTTTGGGAAATGGGGGAAACATAGAAAAATCCACATTTACAATTGAATATCCTTTACCATTAAAAGGGCAAATTCAATTACATAATTCAGCTTTAGCTTTAGCAACTGTAGAGATATTAAAAACACAAGGTTGGCAAATTTTTGAACAAGCAATTCTTCAAGGTTTAGAAAAAACAAAATGGCCAGGGAGAATGCAGTGGTTTACCTGGAAGAATAAACAGAAAAATCAAGATTATCAATTATTAATAGACGGCGCACATAACCCAGCCTCAGCAGAAGTTTTGAGAACTTATGTAAATAGTTTAAACTACAAAAATATCACTTGGGTGATGGGAATGTTAGCAAACAAAGATCATGGTGATATTTTCCAAGAATTATTAAAAACAGGAGATAAATTATATTTAGTCCCTGTTCCTGATAGTAATTTTGCAAATTTAGAAGATTTAAAAAAATTGGCTTTAAAAATTTGCCCAGATTTAGGTTTATGCAGCACCTATGAAGATGTATTCACCGCTTTAGATGCTGCTTTTACCAATTCAGAAAATCAAGATAACCCAGTTGTTTTATGCGGTTCTCTTTATTTAATCGGTCATTTTTTAGGTAATAGTCACTAG